From Saccharothrix espanaensis DSM 44229, the proteins below share one genomic window:
- a CDS encoding acetyl/propionyl/methylcrotonyl-CoA carboxylase subunit alpha, with translation MFDSVLVANRGEIAVRVIRALRRFGIRSVAVYSDADADALHVRLADVAVRIGPAAARESYLAAERIIDAARETGAQAVHPGYGFLAENTEFARACEKAGLVFIGPPVEAIDAMGDKIRAKLTVRAAGVPVVPGRTEAGMTDDDLVDAAAEIGFPVLLKPSAGGGGKGMRLVHEDSALRDAIESARREARGSFGDDTLLIERFITNPRHIEIQVLGDAHGTVVHLGERECSLQRRHQKIIEEAPSPLLTPETRAAMGRAAVDAAKSVGYVGAGTVEFIVDGTTGDYFFMEMNTRLQVEHPVTELATGVDLVEWQLRVAAGEPLGMGDVPLTKFAVEARVYAEDPARGFLPTGGTVLALHEPQDVRVDSALRLGLTVGSDYDPMLAKIIAHGDTRAEALRRLDSALGRTVILGVTTNIPFLRSLLRDEDVRAGNLDTGLVERKLESLTYNEIPDEVYAAAALERQLAPRGDDPWERTGGWRIGEHAWTTWRVDDVDVRVRGDEVVVGEAEPIRLTASVDGGELVVGTRRYAFARSGNVLWLGADGRTWALTETERSAIAAHDNAGSAGPVTSPMPGTVLVVRAEQGDHVTAGQALFVVEAMKMEHTVTAPSDGVLAEVNVRAGQQVALDEPLAVVVPHQE, from the coding sequence ATGTTCGACAGCGTTCTGGTGGCCAACCGCGGCGAGATCGCGGTCCGGGTGATCCGCGCGTTGCGGCGCTTCGGGATCAGGTCCGTCGCGGTCTACAGCGACGCCGACGCCGACGCGCTGCACGTGCGGCTGGCCGACGTGGCGGTGCGGATCGGCCCCGCCGCCGCGCGCGAGAGCTACCTGGCCGCGGAGCGGATCATCGACGCGGCAAGGGAAACCGGCGCGCAGGCGGTCCACCCCGGCTACGGCTTCCTGGCCGAGAACACCGAGTTCGCCCGCGCCTGCGAGAAGGCCGGGCTGGTGTTCATCGGCCCGCCGGTCGAGGCCATCGACGCCATGGGCGACAAGATCCGGGCCAAGCTCACCGTCCGCGCGGCCGGCGTCCCGGTCGTGCCGGGCCGCACCGAAGCCGGCATGACCGACGACGACCTGGTCGACGCCGCCGCCGAGATCGGCTTCCCGGTGCTGCTCAAGCCGTCCGCCGGCGGCGGCGGCAAGGGGATGCGCCTGGTGCACGAGGACTCGGCGCTGCGCGACGCGATCGAGTCGGCCCGCCGGGAGGCGCGCGGCTCGTTCGGCGACGACACCCTGCTCATCGAGCGGTTCATCACCAACCCCCGGCACATCGAGATCCAGGTGCTCGGCGACGCGCACGGCACCGTCGTGCACCTCGGCGAGCGGGAGTGCAGCCTCCAGCGCCGGCACCAGAAGATCATCGAAGAGGCCCCGTCGCCGCTGCTCACCCCCGAGACCCGGGCGGCCATGGGCCGGGCCGCGGTGGACGCCGCGAAGTCCGTCGGCTACGTCGGCGCGGGCACCGTCGAGTTCATCGTCGACGGCACCACCGGCGACTACTTCTTCATGGAGATGAACACCCGGCTCCAGGTCGAGCACCCGGTGACCGAGCTGGCCACCGGCGTCGACCTGGTCGAGTGGCAGCTCCGGGTCGCGGCCGGGGAACCGCTGGGGATGGGCGACGTCCCACTGACCAAGTTCGCCGTCGAGGCCCGGGTCTACGCGGAGGACCCCGCCCGCGGCTTCCTGCCGACCGGCGGCACCGTCCTGGCGCTGCACGAACCGCAGGACGTCCGGGTCGACTCGGCGTTGCGGCTCGGCCTCACCGTCGGCAGCGACTACGACCCGATGCTGGCCAAGATCATCGCGCACGGTGACACCCGGGCAGAAGCGTTGCGGCGCTTGGACTCCGCCCTCGGCCGGACGGTGATCCTCGGCGTCACCACGAACATCCCGTTCCTGCGCTCCCTGCTGCGGGACGAGGACGTCCGGGCAGGCAACCTCGACACCGGGCTGGTCGAGCGCAAGCTAGAGTCGTTGACCTACAACGAGATCCCGGACGAGGTGTACGCCGCCGCCGCGCTGGAGCGGCAACTGGCCCCGCGCGGCGACGACCCGTGGGAGCGGACCGGCGGCTGGCGGATCGGCGAGCACGCCTGGACCACCTGGCGGGTCGACGACGTCGACGTGCGCGTGCGCGGTGATGAAGTCGTTGTGGGAGAGGCAGAACCGATCCGGCTCACGGCCTCGGTCGACGGCGGCGAACTCGTCGTCGGCACGCGCCGGTACGCCTTCGCCCGGTCCGGCAACGTGCTGTGGCTCGGCGCGGACGGCCGCACGTGGGCGTTGACCGAGACCGAGCGGTCCGCGATCGCCGCGCACGACAACGCCGGCAGCGCCGGACCGGTCACCAGCCCGATGCCCGGCACCGTGCTCGTCGTGCGGGCCGAGCAAGGCGACCACGTCACGGCCGGACAGGCGCTGTTCGTGGTCGAGGCGATGAAGATGGAGCACACCGTCACCGCACCGAGCGACGGCGTGCTCGCCGAAGTGAACGTCCGAGCGGGCCAACAGGTCGCGCTGGACGAGCCCCTAGCCGTCGTCGTGCCCCACCAGGAGTGA
- a CDS encoding carboxyl transferase domain-containing protein, with protein sequence MDAPVLRSAADKTGEAFRRYTDEHTALVHDLRAKLAQAALGGPEKSRARHVERGKLLPRDRVDALLDPGSPFLELAPLAADGMYGGDAPAAGMITGVGRVSGRECVIVANDATVKGGTYYPMTVKKHLRAQEVALQNRLPCVYLVDSGGAFLPKQDEVFPDREHFGRIFYNQATMSGRGIPQIAAVLGSCTAGGAYVPAMSDEAVIVRGQGTIFLGGPPLVKAATGEVVTAEELGGGDLHSRTSGVTDHLAADDAHALRIVRSIVSTLGPRAERPWRVEPSVEPAVSPDELYGVVPTDSRTPYDVREVIARVVDGSRFQEFKKEYGATLVTGFARIHGHPVGIVANNGILFGESAQKGAHFIQLCDQRSVPLVFLQNISGFMVGREYEAGGIAKHGAKMVTAVACARVPKFTVVIGGSFGAGNYSMCGRAYSPRFLWMWPNARISVMGGEQAASVLATVRRDQLGDAWSAADEEAFKAPIRQQYEDQGNPYYSTARLWDDGVIDPKDTRTVLGLALSTAANAPLEPVNYGVFRM encoded by the coding sequence ATGGACGCGCCCGTGCTGCGCAGCGCCGCCGACAAGACCGGCGAGGCCTTCCGGCGGTACACCGACGAGCACACCGCCCTCGTCCACGACCTGCGCGCGAAGCTCGCCCAAGCCGCCCTGGGCGGCCCGGAGAAGTCCCGCGCCCGGCACGTCGAGCGCGGCAAGCTGCTGCCCCGCGACCGGGTGGACGCGCTGCTCGACCCCGGCTCGCCGTTCCTCGAACTCGCACCGCTGGCCGCCGACGGCATGTACGGTGGCGACGCGCCGGCCGCGGGCATGATCACCGGCGTCGGCCGGGTCTCCGGCCGCGAGTGCGTCATCGTCGCCAACGACGCCACCGTCAAGGGCGGCACGTACTACCCGATGACGGTCAAGAAGCACCTGCGCGCGCAGGAGGTCGCCCTCCAGAACCGGTTGCCGTGCGTCTACCTGGTCGACTCCGGCGGCGCGTTCCTGCCCAAGCAGGACGAGGTGTTCCCGGACCGCGAGCACTTCGGCCGGATCTTCTACAACCAGGCCACCATGTCCGGCCGGGGCATCCCGCAGATCGCCGCGGTGCTCGGCTCGTGCACCGCCGGTGGGGCGTACGTCCCGGCGATGAGCGACGAAGCCGTGATCGTGCGCGGCCAGGGCACGATCTTCCTGGGCGGCCCGCCGCTGGTGAAGGCCGCGACCGGCGAGGTCGTCACGGCCGAGGAGCTGGGCGGCGGCGACCTGCACTCGCGCACCTCCGGCGTGACCGACCACCTCGCCGCCGACGACGCGCACGCGCTGCGGATCGTCCGGTCCATCGTCAGCACGCTCGGCCCGCGCGCGGAGCGCCCGTGGCGGGTGGAGCCGAGCGTCGAGCCCGCGGTGAGCCCCGACGAGCTCTACGGCGTGGTGCCCACCGACAGCCGCACCCCGTACGACGTGCGCGAGGTGATCGCGCGGGTGGTGGACGGCAGCCGGTTCCAGGAGTTCAAGAAGGAGTACGGCGCCACGCTGGTCACCGGGTTCGCCCGGATCCACGGCCACCCGGTCGGGATCGTCGCCAACAACGGCATCCTGTTCGGCGAGTCGGCCCAGAAGGGCGCGCACTTCATCCAGCTCTGCGACCAGCGCTCGGTGCCGCTGGTGTTCCTCCAGAACATCAGCGGGTTCATGGTCGGCCGCGAGTACGAGGCGGGCGGCATCGCCAAGCACGGGGCCAAGATGGTGACCGCCGTGGCGTGCGCGCGGGTGCCGAAGTTCACCGTGGTGATCGGCGGCTCGTTCGGCGCGGGCAACTACTCGATGTGCGGCCGGGCGTACTCGCCCCGGTTCCTGTGGATGTGGCCCAACGCCCGGATCTCGGTGATGGGCGGCGAGCAGGCGGCCTCCGTGCTGGCGACCGTGCGGCGCGACCAGCTCGGCGACGCGTGGTCGGCGGCGGACGAAGAGGCGTTCAAGGCCCCGATCCGGCAGCAGTACGAGGACCAGGGCAACCCCTACTACTCCACGGCGAGGCTGTGGGACGACGGCGTGATCGACCCGAAGGACACCCGCACGGTGCTCGGGCTCGCGCTGTCCACGGCGGCCAACGCGCCGCTGGAACCTGTCAACTACGGCGTTTTCCGGATGTGA
- a CDS encoding SGNH/GDSL hydrolase family protein → MRPIRTLLSAAVAAAAALLVVAVPAQAQAGANYVALGDSYSSGTGTGSYYGDSGSCKRGQYAYPALWAASHAPASFKFVACSGARTGDVLANQVSALSASTTLVSISIGGNDAGFTDVITTCTFGSDQGCVNRVEQAKSYATSTLPGLLDNVYAQIRNRAPSAQVVVLGYPRLYKVPGSCSVGLSDTKRSAINSAADTLASVTAGRAAAKSFTFRDLRGAFAGHEICSSASWLNSLSFPTVESYHPNRDGQRLGYLPQLTAVTG, encoded by the coding sequence ATGCGCCCCATCCGAACCCTGCTCAGCGCCGCGGTCGCCGCCGCCGCGGCGCTGCTCGTCGTCGCCGTACCCGCACAAGCCCAGGCGGGTGCGAATTACGTGGCCCTCGGTGATTCCTACTCGTCGGGAACGGGCACCGGCAGCTATTACGGCGACAGCGGCTCCTGCAAGCGCGGCCAGTACGCGTACCCGGCGCTGTGGGCGGCCTCGCACGCCCCGGCGAGCTTCAAGTTCGTCGCCTGCTCGGGCGCGCGCACCGGCGACGTGCTCGCCAACCAGGTCAGCGCGCTCAGCGCGTCGACCACGCTGGTCAGCATCTCGATCGGCGGGAACGACGCCGGCTTCACCGACGTGATCACCACCTGCACGTTCGGCTCCGACCAGGGCTGCGTGAACCGCGTCGAGCAGGCCAAGTCCTACGCCACGAGCACGCTGCCCGGCCTGCTGGACAACGTCTACGCCCAGATCCGCAACCGCGCCCCGTCCGCGCAGGTCGTCGTGCTCGGCTACCCGCGCCTGTACAAGGTGCCGGGGTCGTGCTCGGTGGGCCTGAGCGACACCAAGCGCTCGGCGATCAACTCCGCCGCCGACACGCTGGCCTCGGTCACCGCCGGCCGGGCCGCGGCCAAGTCGTTCACCTTCCGCGACCTGCGCGGTGCGTTCGCCGGCCACGAGATCTGCTCCTCGGCCTCGTGGCTGAACAGCCTGTCGTTCCCGACCGTGGAGTCCTACCACCCCAACCGCGACGGCCAGCGGCTCGGCTACCTGCCGCAGCTGACCGCCGTGACCGGCTGA
- a CDS encoding SACE_7040 family transcriptional regulator, producing the protein MSTDGVKQSRRDQILGAAAELFARHGFHGVGIDDIGAAVGISGPALYRHFRSKDAMLGEMLTSISERLLEGGLARVSTSPDPTAALHALVRWHVDFALDDPALITVQMRNLANLTDPDRRRVRALQRRYVEVWVTTLKETVAVDEPTARAAAHAVFGLINSTPHSSHLDRDQMAALLTRMALASLTTAGVLATA; encoded by the coding sequence GTGTCAACCGATGGAGTGAAGCAATCCCGCCGGGACCAGATCCTGGGCGCGGCGGCCGAGCTGTTCGCCCGGCACGGCTTCCACGGGGTGGGCATCGACGACATCGGCGCGGCCGTCGGGATCTCCGGCCCCGCGCTCTACCGGCACTTCCGCAGCAAGGACGCCATGCTCGGGGAGATGCTGACCTCCATCTCCGAGCGGCTGCTGGAGGGCGGGCTGGCCCGGGTCTCGACCTCGCCGGACCCGACCGCCGCGCTGCACGCCCTGGTCCGCTGGCACGTCGACTTCGCGCTCGACGACCCGGCGCTGATCACCGTGCAGATGCGCAACCTGGCGAACCTCACCGACCCGGACCGCCGCCGGGTGCGGGCGCTGCAACGCCGGTACGTCGAGGTGTGGGTGACCACCCTGAAGGAGACCGTCGCGGTGGACGAGCCGACCGCGCGGGCCGCCGCGCACGCCGTGTTCGGCCTGATCAACTCCACGCCGCACAGCTCCCACCTCGACCGCGACCAGATGGCGGCGCTGCTGACCCGGATGGCGCTGGCCTCGCTGACCACCGCCGGCGTGCTCGCCACCGCCTGA
- a CDS encoding pentapeptide repeat-containing protein, whose product MIIRRAVAGRRTRRCPNCRRTRLRARTWAQLGGLVTSLVTVVALVFTSLSLHETRRQVDATMTAQLAERFTKAVDQTGHDKPHVRLGGIYALGTIARDSADHRPTVGRVLSAYVRRHRELGPDGCAADVGRGPVDVAAALDTALEVGASHAVNFARSCLDGVELPGAALRCANLTGASLRVADLRGADLGEARLAGARLDVDAADDPHPFGANLSRANLSHARLGGADLRHADLTGADLTGADLADARLTGADLTGARLAGAQLVGADLTGATLTGADLTGANVRKAGLDDRAAALRRGAVDQEHRSRPDTCPR is encoded by the coding sequence GTGATCATCAGGAGAGCCGTCGCCGGCCGCCGCACCCGCCGGTGCCCGAACTGCCGCCGCACCCGCCTGCGGGCCCGGACCTGGGCCCAGCTCGGCGGGCTGGTCACGTCGCTGGTCACGGTCGTCGCGCTGGTGTTCACCAGCCTCTCGCTGCACGAGACCCGCCGCCAGGTCGACGCGACCATGACCGCGCAGCTCGCCGAGCGGTTCACCAAGGCCGTCGACCAGACCGGCCACGACAAGCCGCACGTCCGGCTGGGCGGCATCTACGCGCTCGGCACGATCGCCCGGGACTCGGCCGACCACCGGCCCACCGTGGGCCGCGTGCTGTCCGCCTACGTCCGGCGGCACCGGGAGCTCGGCCCCGACGGGTGCGCGGCCGACGTAGGGCGCGGCCCCGTCGACGTGGCCGCCGCGCTGGACACCGCGCTGGAGGTCGGCGCGAGCCACGCGGTCAACTTCGCCCGCAGCTGCCTGGACGGCGTGGAGCTGCCCGGCGCCGCGTTGCGCTGCGCGAACCTGACCGGGGCCTCGCTGCGGGTCGCCGACCTGCGCGGCGCGGACCTCGGCGAGGCCCGGTTGGCCGGGGCCCGGCTCGACGTGGACGCCGCCGACGACCCGCACCCGTTCGGCGCGAACCTGTCCCGGGCGAACCTGTCGCACGCCCGGCTGGGCGGCGCGGACCTGCGCCACGCCGACCTGACCGGGGCCGACCTGACCGGCGCGGACCTCGCCGACGCCCGGCTCACCGGCGCGGACCTGACCGGCGCGCGGCTGGCCGGTGCGCAGCTCGTCGGCGCGGACCTCACCGGTGCGACGCTCACCGGGGCCGACCTGACCGGCGCGAACGTCCGCAAGGCCGGGCTCGACGACCGGGCGGCCGCGCTGCGCCGGGGCGCGGTGGACCAGGAGCACCGGTCCCGCCCGGACACCTGCCCGCGCTGA
- a CDS encoding acyltransferase family protein — protein sequence MSDATVDSVKSGWPGVRLLTRLPAWFRVLVVAVAVFVCGVVASRPAGAGDDGPLTGDVLVAARAVEAMTRPISGVSPLTSFPADFRTVTDRVPAVVVAPDGTTRAVDPTGGCSGPAGDTEWDFGVGCRAHDLGYDLLRYAEEKGRPLPPEARKALDARLGADMHAQCDLNPRDSGARCHAVARLYAAGLEFNSWRQRWGPPGNEPILAWGFGSAVVVLLIIARLPRRRAASAGPVRSESTGEDRFAAFLRLASLGLVVVGQSLLTVLHWAGVSPNWLWLLTWGLQTIPLFYFAGGHANLLGWRAVQMSGGGYGRYLASRISWLLRPVLAFILAWVVLPLPLEFLDVPKSRVEVFGRLIAHPLWFLGLYLVAVAATPVMAWLHRHARLVTPVALIGLMIVVDALRIGLSWRTGGHLNLVLGALFLQQLGFYYTDGSLPRVSRRVLALLAMLTVPALLALIAFGGYPGTMMTVPGQPGSNLSPPTVCLLVLGLGQICAVLLVRDRVSAWLAGSRPWRVVDYVRRAPMTVYLGYLTALAAVIGVLGLLDAPAAFDWIATRPRWLAVLVLLLLPVLLVFHRFERAGALVACQTRETHRARLAATLGVGYGVLGVLGFVVTGFAGTSATLVVLQVDPMQNLIHLLLGWYLLHTARSGTCHGRRPWLLTALACVPPLLAPEPTGPMVALHVVTIAVALLAAIPKQDQGDGGEHGQPGEPLQHPEPVAGHRVQAP from the coding sequence ATGAGCGACGCCACGGTGGACAGCGTCAAGAGCGGGTGGCCGGGTGTCCGGCTGTTGACCCGGCTGCCGGCCTGGTTCCGGGTGCTGGTGGTGGCGGTCGCGGTGTTCGTCTGCGGGGTGGTCGCCTCCCGCCCGGCCGGGGCCGGCGACGACGGACCGCTCACCGGTGACGTCCTGGTCGCCGCCCGCGCGGTGGAGGCGATGACCCGGCCGATATCAGGCGTTTCGCCCCTCACGTCCTTTCCGGCTGATTTCCGCACGGTGACCGACCGGGTACCGGCCGTGGTCGTCGCACCGGACGGCACGACCCGCGCCGTCGACCCGACCGGCGGGTGTTCGGGGCCGGCCGGCGACACCGAATGGGATTTCGGCGTCGGCTGCCGGGCGCACGACCTCGGCTACGACCTGCTGCGCTACGCGGAGGAGAAAGGCCGCCCGCTGCCGCCGGAAGCGCGCAAGGCGCTCGACGCCCGGCTCGGCGCGGACATGCACGCCCAGTGCGACCTCAACCCGCGCGACAGCGGCGCGCGGTGCCACGCCGTGGCGCGGCTCTACGCCGCCGGGCTGGAGTTCAACTCGTGGCGGCAGCGCTGGGGCCCGCCGGGCAACGAACCCATCCTGGCCTGGGGTTTCGGCAGTGCGGTGGTGGTCCTGCTGATCATCGCGCGGCTGCCCCGGCGACGGGCCGCGTCGGCCGGCCCGGTGCGGTCCGAGAGCACCGGCGAGGACCGCTTCGCGGCGTTCCTGCGGCTGGCCAGCCTCGGCCTGGTGGTGGTCGGGCAGTCATTGCTGACGGTCCTGCACTGGGCCGGGGTGAGCCCGAACTGGCTCTGGCTGCTCACCTGGGGATTGCAGACCATTCCCCTTTTCTACTTCGCCGGCGGCCACGCGAACCTGCTCGGCTGGCGGGCCGTGCAAATGTCCGGTGGTGGTTACGGGAGATATCTCGCCAGTCGGATCAGCTGGTTGTTGCGACCGGTACTGGCATTCATCCTGGCGTGGGTGGTGCTGCCGTTGCCGCTGGAATTCCTGGACGTCCCGAAATCGCGCGTCGAGGTGTTCGGCCGGCTGATCGCGCACCCGCTGTGGTTCCTCGGGCTGTACCTGGTCGCGGTCGCCGCCACCCCGGTCATGGCCTGGCTGCACCGGCACGCCCGGCTGGTCACGCCGGTCGCGCTGATCGGCCTGATGATCGTCGTGGACGCGCTGCGGATCGGCCTGTCCTGGCGCACCGGCGGCCACCTCAACCTGGTGCTCGGCGCGCTGTTCCTGCAGCAGCTCGGCTTCTACTACACCGACGGCAGCCTGCCCCGGGTGTCCCGGCGGGTGCTCGCCCTGCTGGCCATGCTCACCGTGCCCGCGCTGCTCGCGCTGATCGCGTTCGGCGGCTATCCCGGCACCATGATGACCGTGCCGGGCCAGCCGGGCTCCAACCTCAGCCCGCCCACGGTCTGCCTGCTGGTGCTCGGCCTCGGCCAGATCTGCGCGGTGCTGCTGGTCCGCGACCGGGTGTCGGCGTGGCTCGCGGGCAGCCGGCCGTGGCGGGTCGTGGACTACGTGCGCCGCGCCCCGATGACGGTCTACCTCGGCTACCTGACGGCGCTGGCCGCCGTGATCGGCGTGCTCGGCCTGCTCGACGCGCCCGCCGCGTTCGACTGGATCGCCACCCGGCCGCGCTGGCTGGCCGTGCTGGTCCTCCTGCTGCTGCCGGTCCTGCTGGTGTTCCACCGGTTCGAGCGGGCCGGGGCGCTGGTGGCCTGCCAGACCCGGGAGACCCACCGCGCCCGGCTGGCCGCGACGCTCGGCGTCGGCTACGGCGTGCTGGGCGTGCTCGGCTTCGTCGTCACCGGCTTCGCCGGCACCTCGGCCACCCTGGTGGTGCTCCAGGTCGACCCGATGCAGAACCTGATCCACCTGCTGCTGGGCTGGTACCTGCTGCACACCGCCCGGTCGGGCACCTGCCACGGCCGACGGCCCTGGCTGCTCACCGCCCTGGCCTGCGTCCCGCCGCTGCTGGCGCCGGAGCCGACCGGTCCGATGGTCGCGCTGCACGTCGTGACGATCGCGGTCGCCCTGCTGGCGGCGATACCCAAGCAGGACCAGGGTGACGGCGGCGAACACGGGCAGCCAGGTGAGCCGCTCCAGCACCCAGAGCCCGTCGCCGGGCACCGTGTGCAGGCCCCGTAG
- a CDS encoding alpha/beta hydrolase gives MRKTIAALAALLVLVTPDGAAAEVDRVRVFGDLATARHVAVVVPGSDVDGARFDRTVGRMARSLHGAVGRSDVAVVAWLGYETPSGVGVDAAGGRLARAGAGSLARYVRGLPGQVHLLCHSYGSVVCALSGVEVADVVFLGSPGVRVASAGDLRARVWAARGADDWTRWVPEVRIGDLGHGVDPTSAAFGARVFDPGSARRHDQYFDPGTESLRVLARISAGERP, from the coding sequence ATGCGGAAGACGATCGCGGCGCTGGCCGCCTTGCTGGTGCTCGTGACGCCCGACGGGGCGGCGGCCGAGGTGGACCGGGTGCGGGTCTTCGGTGACCTGGCCACCGCTCGGCACGTCGCGGTGGTCGTCCCGGGGTCCGATGTGGACGGTGCCCGGTTCGACCGCACGGTGGGGCGGATGGCCCGCTCGCTGCACGGCGCGGTCGGCCGGTCCGACGTCGCGGTGGTGGCGTGGCTGGGCTACGAGACCCCGTCCGGGGTCGGCGTGGACGCGGCCGGCGGGCGATTGGCGCGGGCCGGGGCCGGGTCGCTGGCCCGGTACGTGCGCGGGCTGCCGGGACAGGTGCACCTGCTGTGCCACAGCTACGGCTCGGTGGTGTGCGCGCTGTCCGGCGTCGAGGTGGCGGACGTGGTGTTCCTCGGCAGTCCCGGCGTGCGGGTGGCCTCCGCCGGCGACCTGCGGGCCCGGGTGTGGGCCGCGCGCGGTGCCGACGACTGGACCCGGTGGGTGCCCGAGGTCCGGATCGGCGACCTGGGGCACGGCGTCGACCCCACCTCCGCCGCGTTCGGGGCGCGGGTGTTCGACCCCGGCTCGGCCCGCCGCCACGACCAGTACTTCGACCCCGGCACCGAGTCGTTGCGGGTCCTGGCCCGGATCTCGGCGGGGGAGCGGCCGTGA
- a CDS encoding response regulator transcription factor, translating into MIKVLVVDDQEMVREGFSALLDAQADIAVVGAAGDGVAAVAEVRRLRPDVVLMDVRMPELDGLAATRLLADDPVKVLVLTTFDLDDYVYEALRAGASGFLLKHAPARELLEAVRVVARGDALLAPSVTRRLIEDFVKAQPVAVVRPARLSALTLRETEVLRLIATGLSNSEIAALLVLAEQTVKTHVSRVLMKLGLRDRAQAVIAAYESGLVVPG; encoded by the coding sequence TTGATCAAGGTTCTGGTGGTGGACGACCAGGAGATGGTCCGGGAGGGGTTCTCGGCCCTGCTGGACGCCCAGGCGGACATCGCGGTGGTGGGCGCGGCCGGCGACGGCGTCGCGGCGGTGGCCGAGGTGCGCCGGCTGCGGCCGGACGTGGTGCTGATGGACGTCCGGATGCCGGAGCTGGACGGGCTGGCCGCCACCCGGCTGCTGGCCGACGACCCGGTGAAGGTGCTGGTGCTGACGACGTTCGACCTCGACGACTACGTGTACGAGGCGTTGCGGGCCGGCGCGTCCGGGTTCCTGCTCAAGCACGCGCCCGCGCGCGAGCTGCTGGAGGCGGTGCGGGTGGTGGCGCGCGGTGACGCCCTGCTCGCGCCGTCGGTGACCAGGCGGCTGATCGAGGACTTCGTGAAGGCGCAGCCGGTGGCGGTGGTGAGACCCGCCCGGCTCTCGGCGCTGACCTTGCGGGAGACCGAGGTGCTGCGGCTGATCGCCACCGGCCTGTCGAACTCGGAGATCGCCGCCCTGCTGGTGCTGGCCGAGCAGACGGTGAAGACCCACGTGAGCCGGGTGCTGATGAAGCTCGGGCTGCGCGACCGGGCGCAGGCGGTCATCGCGGCCTACGAGTCCGGGCTCGTGGTACCGGGGTAG